From Humisphaera borealis, the proteins below share one genomic window:
- a CDS encoding tetratricopeptide repeat protein translates to MATIGSNPEPSRSVSERAPGERRPGSSLDVSTLAPGSRFGRLWQFPLLLISLGLFGYAGYRLIDPQPGPTIDQQLDAAGKLLQNDRAEAATEVLRAVLLEDEKRKLTEPQRGRAHLYLAQAVEQVQQTRRLDLPANHERIVEYSRIAEKNGVHLDSTALRRVAESFEALGKTSDALAAYRRAISADADKAPSLRRKVIDLLVARNERTEAESQIREYLADTRLTQSERSWAIGEQSRLLVDRLMFAQARDLLAEAIKQEQDPALLGQFHYRLGYCDWKLGDDKSAERYLRLARNQLQVSQPEDAESALLLGRILLERKAYAEAISFFNTVIVSHPDAGAAIPSRLGRGLSRIEAGVDTSDAGMQDLTSAVADIAAKPSRDGMKPDAIKVLTQAGRVMTARENFGAALELLSLEQSLEPTPSAEFFGRMSRVFERHAQQLEKTLKTEPEGPARVKKWQQWRDTLVRAADAAVAHSRGMTLNDDTGYGEALWRGIDLYDRAGSLSQAIGALELFVAERPTDPLAPDALLRLGKAYHAAGQFDRAIDAFKRNQFRYERTLAAQKSGVPLAKSYIAKGPASYAKAEDALQATLQSPLLTPDADEFRQALLELAELYYRTARYEEAVAKLEELTTRYPNDDRKGQLLFLMADSYRKSALLLASAGKPTTAPTDAASVAQEEAARAERSAARLDRLTKARKLYDQTLDQYRVVPPKAELDQLYFKLAHFYRADCVYDIGQYEEAIRLYDGAALRFQDDPSALTAYVQIVNAFAALGRNGEARTASERARWLLQRMPPAAFKEAQRSMPQASWENWVKWTKAIDATADGK, encoded by the coding sequence ATGGCGACGATCGGCTCAAATCCTGAGCCCTCTCGTTCCGTTTCGGAACGTGCGCCCGGCGAACGCCGACCGGGCTCCTCTCTCGACGTCTCCACCCTCGCCCCCGGTTCTCGATTCGGCCGACTCTGGCAGTTCCCTCTGCTGCTCATTTCACTCGGGCTCTTCGGCTACGCCGGCTACCGCCTGATCGATCCGCAGCCGGGCCCCACCATCGACCAGCAACTCGACGCCGCCGGTAAGCTCCTGCAGAACGACCGTGCCGAAGCAGCCACCGAAGTACTCCGCGCGGTCCTGCTGGAGGACGAAAAGCGCAAGCTCACCGAACCGCAGCGCGGGCGGGCCCACCTTTATCTCGCCCAGGCGGTCGAGCAGGTGCAGCAGACTCGGCGGCTCGACCTCCCGGCCAATCACGAACGCATCGTCGAATACTCTCGAATTGCCGAGAAGAATGGCGTCCACCTCGATTCCACGGCGCTCCGACGCGTCGCCGAGAGCTTTGAAGCGCTGGGCAAGACGTCCGACGCACTTGCGGCCTACCGCCGCGCCATCAGCGCCGATGCCGACAAGGCACCCTCGCTTCGACGGAAGGTGATCGACCTGCTCGTGGCCCGCAACGAGCGAACCGAAGCCGAATCGCAGATCAGGGAGTACCTCGCCGACACGAGGCTGACGCAGTCCGAGCGGTCATGGGCGATCGGAGAGCAGTCGCGGCTGCTGGTCGATCGACTGATGTTCGCCCAGGCGCGCGACCTGCTCGCCGAAGCGATCAAGCAGGAGCAGGACCCCGCGCTGCTCGGGCAGTTTCACTACCGCCTGGGCTACTGCGACTGGAAACTCGGCGACGACAAGTCTGCCGAGCGATACCTGCGGCTGGCGCGGAATCAGTTGCAGGTATCCCAGCCCGAAGACGCCGAATCGGCGCTGTTGCTCGGCCGCATCCTTCTGGAGCGCAAGGCGTACGCCGAAGCGATCTCGTTTTTCAATACGGTGATCGTGAGTCATCCCGACGCGGGCGCGGCGATCCCGTCACGGCTGGGGCGTGGGCTGAGCCGGATTGAAGCCGGGGTCGACACGTCCGATGCCGGCATGCAGGACCTGACATCGGCCGTCGCCGACATCGCCGCCAAGCCGTCCCGCGACGGAATGAAGCCCGATGCGATCAAGGTGCTGACACAAGCCGGCCGCGTGATGACCGCCCGGGAGAACTTCGGCGCGGCGCTGGAACTGCTGTCTCTGGAGCAGTCGTTGGAGCCGACGCCGTCGGCGGAATTCTTCGGCCGCATGAGCCGAGTGTTCGAGCGGCACGCGCAGCAGTTGGAAAAGACCCTTAAGACTGAGCCGGAGGGGCCGGCGCGGGTCAAAAAGTGGCAGCAATGGCGCGACACCCTGGTCCGCGCCGCCGATGCCGCCGTCGCGCATTCGCGCGGCATGACACTCAACGACGATACCGGCTACGGCGAGGCCCTCTGGCGGGGGATCGACCTTTACGATCGCGCCGGGTCGCTCTCGCAGGCGATCGGCGCTTTGGAACTGTTCGTCGCCGAACGCCCGACCGATCCGCTCGCGCCCGATGCGCTGCTGCGGCTGGGAAAGGCCTATCACGCCGCCGGGCAGTTCGACCGCGCGATCGACGCATTCAAACGCAATCAGTTTCGCTACGAGCGCACGCTTGCGGCCCAAAAGAGCGGCGTGCCGCTGGCCAAGTCCTACATCGCCAAGGGGCCGGCGAGCTACGCCAAGGCCGAGGACGCACTGCAGGCCACGCTGCAAAGCCCGCTGTTGACGCCCGACGCCGACGAGTTCCGCCAGGCGTTGCTCGAACTCGCCGAGCTCTACTACCGGACCGCGCGATACGAAGAAGCCGTCGCCAAGCTCGAGGAACTGACCACCCGATATCCCAACGACGACCGTAAGGGGCAGTTGCTGTTCCTGATGGCCGACAGCTATCGCAAGAGCGCGCTGCTGCTGGCGTCGGCGGGCAAACCGACGACCGCGCCCACCGACGCCGCGTCAGTCGCACAGGAAGAGGCGGCCCGGGCCGAGCGGTCCGCCGCCCGACTGGACCGCCTGACCAAGGCCCGCAAGCTCTACGACCAGACCCTGGATCAGTACCGCGTCGTGCCGCCCAAGGCGGAGCTGGATCAGTTGTATTTCAAGCTCGCGCATTTTTACCGGGCCGACTGTGTTTACGACATCGGGCAGTACGAAGAAGCGATCCGGCTGTATGACGGCGCGGCGCTGCGGTTTCAGGACGATCCGTCGGCGTTGACGGCGTACGTGCAGATCGTCAACGCGTTCGCCGCCCTCGGACGAAACGGCGAAGCGAGAACCGCCAGCGAGCGTGCCCGCTGGCTCCTGCAGCGGATGCCGCCGGCGGCGTTCAAGGAAGCCCAGCGGTCGATGCCCCAGGCGTCGTGGGAGAACTGGGTCAAGTGGACCAAGGCAATCGACGCGACGGCAGACGGAAAGTAG